Proteins from one Hyperolius riggenbachi isolate aHypRig1 chromosome 2, aHypRig1.pri, whole genome shotgun sequence genomic window:
- the LOC137544765 gene encoding odorant receptor 131-2-like, whose protein sequence is MAMDSDELMELEEAPAMPNSTQLVTTTTLANVKLNEIIRVIFLLPTSILYIIFLYFMVAILKVFFSFPRLQENSRYVLFIHILNTCTFRVTPYNLAVMSLERYAAICYPLRHAEVCSVQRSKVAVFIMWTVGLFPQFVSFLIFSFLANEKAFSASTICHWPLLTIHEAQNTVRTIADVTSFTGVWLIIAYTYIRVMLVARRAGSGKLASKAGKTVLLHAFQLLLCMLSFTTTLTEQYLRQYFYYLPLTNFVILVCLPRLVSPFIYGIRDEIFGKHMTKMCRSAKTSSL, encoded by the exons CAATGCCTAACTCTACCCAGCTTGTCACCACCACAACTCTAGCGAACGTTAAGCTCAATGAAATTATACGGGTGATTTTTTTATTACCCACAAGCATCTTATATATCATCTTCCTCTACTTCATGGTCGCCATACTGAAAGTCTTCTTCAGCTTTCCTCGCCTCCAGGAGAACTCCCGCTACGTGTTGTTCATTCACAT CTTAAACACGTGCACATTTAGAGTGACTCCTTACAACCTGGCCGTCATGTCCTTGGAGCGCTATGCCGCCATCTGCTACCCGCTGAGACATGCTGAAGTGTGCAGTGTCCAAAGGTCAAAAGTGGCTGTTTTTATCATGTGGACTGTAGGCCTCTTTCCACAGTTTGTTAGCTTCCTCATATTTAGCTTCTTAGCCAATGAGAAAGCTTTTTCTGCTAGCACCATCTGTCATTGGCCACTATTAACGATCCATGAAGCACAAAATACTGTTAGAACAATAGCTGATGTGACCAGTTTTACAGGGGTGTGGCTGATCATTGCCTATACCTACATCAGGGTCATGTTGGTGGCTCGGAGAGCTGGTTCAGGAAAATTGGCTTCCAAGGCTGGGAAAACCGTGTTGCTTCATGCTTTCCAGCTGCTCCTCTGCATGTTGTCTTTTACCACTACATTAACAGAGCAATATCTGAGACAATATTTTTATTATCTTCCTTTAACTAACTTTGTAATACTTGTGTGTCTTCCTCGACTTGTTAGTCCCTTTATTTATGGTATTAGAGATGAAATATTTGGTAAACACATGACTAAGATGTGCCGATCAGCGAAGACCTCGTCTCTGTAG